A genomic region of Rhea pennata isolate bPtePen1 chromosome 14, bPtePen1.pri, whole genome shotgun sequence contains the following coding sequences:
- the SMIM33 gene encoding small integral membrane protein 33, translating to MNISAPSSQLRQPEPQDSGGFTPISVVKSVTKKSDALPMISVIVVIFVLLAVFIIIVVHYGPHLRTIQITLYHEPMPQDLDGGVHLTDWKKLGSQRKQSAQYCQRELDNKDMAGVSYQCSCKHHLPCRNAEPNVIEITYL from the coding sequence ATGAACATCTCTGCCCCCAGCAGCCAGCTGAGACAGCCCGAGCCCCAGGACTCAGGTGGATTCACTCCCATCTCTGTTGTTAAGAGTGTGACAAAGAAGTCCGATGCCCTGCCCATGATCTCTGTAATCGTTGTCATCTTTGTCCTCTTGGCTGTCTTCATTATCATTGTGGTGCACTACGGCCCTCATCTCCGCACCATCCAAATCACCCTTTACCATGAGCCCATGCCGCAGGACTTGGACGGTGGTGTGCACCTCACGGACTGGAAGAAGCTGGGCTCTCAGAGAAAGCAGTCAGCTCAGTACTGCCAGCGAGAGCTGGACAACAAGGACATGGCTGGGGTAAGCTACCAGTGCTCATGTAAGCATCACCTTCCCTGCAGGAATGCTGAGCCTAACGTCATAGAGATCACGTACTTGTGA